Genomic DNA from Fodinicurvata sp. EGI_FJ10296:
CATCGAACTCGATGCCTCCACCGTCGAGGTTAACCCGCTGGTCGTCACGGGTGACGGCGAAATCCTCGCCCTCGACGCCAAAATGAACTTCGACGACAACGCGCTCTATCGGCATGCTGAAATCGCCGAAATGCGCGACGAGTCCGAAGAAGATCCTGCCGAGATCGAAGCCGGCAAGCACGATCTGAACTACATCAAGCTCGACGGCAATATCGGCTGCATGGTCAACGGCGCCGGTCTCGCCATGGCGACGATGGACATCATCAAGCTTTATGGCGGGTCGCCGGCCAATTTCCTGGACGTCGGCGGCGGTGCGACCAAGGAAAAGGTCACGGCCGCCTTCAAGCTGATCCTCAGCGACGCCAATGTTGAGGGCATTCTGGTCAACATTTTCGGCGGGATCATGCGGTGTGACGTCATTGCCGAGGGCATCGTGGCCGCAGCGCGTGAGGTGGCGCTTCATGTGCCGCTCGTCGTCAGGCTGGAAGGCACCAACGTCGAACTGGGCAAGAAGATACTGGCCGAGAGTGGTCTGGCGATCGTTTCCGCCGACAATCTTGCCGATGCCGCCGATAAGATCGTTACTGCCGTGAAGGAGGCCAGGTAATGGCTGTTCTCGTCGACAAGAACACCAAGGTAATCTGCCAGGGCTTCACCGGCAATCAGGGTACCTTTCATTCCGAGCAGGCCATTGCCTACGGCACCCGTATGGTCGGCGGCGTGAGTCCCGGCAAAGGCGGAACGACGCATCTCGATCTGCCGGTCTTCAATACGGTTGCCGAAGCCCGCGACAAGACCGGTGCCGATGCGACGGTCATTTACGTGCCGCCGCCCTTCGCCGCCGATGCGATCCTTGAGGCGATCGACGCGGAGATTCCGCTGGCCGTCTGCATCACCGAGGGCATCCCCGTCCTCGATATGGTCAAGGTCAAGCGCGCCCTTGAGGGGTCCGGC
This window encodes:
- the sucC gene encoding ADP-forming succinate--CoA ligase subunit beta yields the protein MNIHEYQAKSLLKRYGVAVPSGGVAYTPNEAAEAAKQLSGPVYVVKSQIHAGGRGAGRFKEDPDGKGGVRVVKSVEDVSANAAAMLNHTLVTKQTGPDGKLVNRVYIEEGCDIRRELYLSLLVDRATSRVTVIASTEGGMEIEEVAAETPEKIITIDIDPVTGLSGFHARQVAFALGLEGKQVSACVKFLTAMYQAFIELDASTVEVNPLVVTGDGEILALDAKMNFDDNALYRHAEIAEMRDESEEDPAEIEAGKHDLNYIKLDGNIGCMVNGAGLAMATMDIIKLYGGSPANFLDVGGGATKEKVTAAFKLILSDANVEGILVNIFGGIMRCDVIAEGIVAAAREVALHVPLVVRLEGTNVELGKKILAESGLAIVSADNLADAADKIVTAVKEAR